One Glycine soja cultivar W05 chromosome 7, ASM419377v2, whole genome shotgun sequence genomic window, ACGTGCGCACGCTCTTTCTTTATATCTATATCtgggaaaaacaaattatataacaactttatacaattttttttacaacaaagagagaaatatgaattaagagaaaaatgtcTCAGACTCATAAATTCATCTCTACATAGAGCTTTTGCCGTGTTGCTTTTACTAAAATTCTGAAAACatcaaaatgataaatttgttaatcaAAGGGTTGTGCACCTTTTTATAGTTGAGTTAAATatagaatatgataaatgataatggGTATCTTAAAGGACATTAGTTAAGaaacctaaaatattttttttattgaaaaacgaaaaattatgttattcatCATCttttgcatgttcttttataatttgtataataaatattttttttttaatttcttaagatATCCTTAAGTTACTAGTTAGCAAGACGCATATAATAATATGTGAATGGATGCTCCAACGATGCTGTTAACATGGTAAAAGCCTCAAGCTTTAATAACAAGACAATGCAACAGTAATTAAAACATGACGGTGAGTTAGCAGAGCAGATTAATGCTTTGCcgaaagaaaaatgaatccaGCTAGCCATGGCTGCTGCTTAATTAAACCTTACCAAGTACCAAAGGTGCACATTCTCTTCAATGCTTCTCACttgcatttattttaatatatagaacATGTAGCTAGTGCGCTGGGATTAACAAATAAAaccttaaaatgaaaaatacgattaaatttttttggaagAGTTAGTAAAACAGAAACattacatataagaaaaaaaacttattagaaATATAAAACCATTGTTCTAATAAAAagctatttcatttttaatttaagataGATACACCCTTTGAGCCTAAGAGGCTGCTGTGTAAGTGTGACTTAAGCTTCTGGGATAGTCGATTATATTAGTGAGCCAAACCCGTTAAAGATTTCACTTTTCTACAATCTGAAGTTAACAGCAAAAGCGTGGCTcggaatataataattatagagagagagaagcgCACGTGGTCTAATGCATGCCTTACCTCTCGctgttctctttttctttttcttttacaaaactGAGAATGATATTAATCAAAACCCGAAACAAAAGGACTCCACTTGCCTAGCTAGCTTGCATCGAGATCACTGTCATTTGCCTCTGTCCATTAACATTGGCTAATGAGTTTAACTTCTCTTCTTGACCTCCACTGAGACTACTGAAACCTCTTCTCTTCTCAATATCCGTTTTTTGTGTCTTCCAATACACGTTTACCACTCAAATTGTCCAATATTTCTTAATCCATTTTTCATGCCAATAATGAACTGCTATTATACGTACATGCTTCGGTAATAGGCTTATATACCTTAACGTTATGCGTTTCCAACCATAGCAGTTCTTAACATAAGCAACCAAGTATTGTTTTACGTTTCATTGGTTTCTGCTCTGaaagtgcattttttttcagaAGATTTTGGaagttgaattgattttattcaaggttttttattattattaattagagGGTAAGAGGTATATATCTGTCATTTACGTGATCATTTAACTTAATTCCGAATGGTACAACTTCAATCCTGTGCTACCTTGGTCAATGCCTCGACATTGTGTGCTATATAGAACAAGAAGTGAGGGGAGATAGTGCCAATGTTGTTGCTGAGATTTCAGCTGAGTTAGAAAGggaaaggaagaagaatgaGGAGCTCATGGAGAGAATATCAATGCTCGAAGCTCAGTTAAGAGAAAGAAACAAGGAATCTCAAGTACGGTTAGttgattaatttagtttttcttgtttataattttactttagCTTAAATAAATGCTTGCTTGTCTAAATTTAGTgttatttatgaaaattgagTCCCTAACTTGATGAACCAGcttcaaaacatttttatatattatcatcCAGCATATACGCTTATACATCTCTGCACACTGCATGATGAAATCTAACTATAATTGGCTCACTCCCTTCATGGTTTTTATGAAGAGGGAGTATCTTGCTAGCTACATAAGGATTAGGATAATTCATTATGCTGAATTTTATTGCTTGATACTTCTAAGTTCCCTTGTTTATTAACAAGTCTTCaagttaatattataatatggaTTCAGACACTACGATCAATTATTTTATGCTAGGAATGTGGAGGAATGATATCAATATTAAGCGTATCCTTTGAACATTTGAGACTAATATCAACTGTATATCATGATGATCAACATTTAATGAAACTTAAACCTTATCACCAAGAggttcatttaattataatttgtgttCCCTGATTGTTGAAGTTTTCATCTGTTTTATTATTAAGGTGAAAATGTCTCCCTTAATATCAGGAAAATCATCAGTATGCAGTTGTGAGAAGCATCAAGAATTTCAAAAGACAGAAGATACAAATGGTAGATGATGAGAAAAATACTGTGAAAAGTGAACCGGCCTCCGAGTACAAGCCTGGTACTAAAGGCATTGTTCCTAAGGAGATTGATCCACCAAAGCACTTAGTTAATTGGATGAGCATGGACGATGGCCAAAATTTGTATGCTGAAAAATTTAAAGACTGCGATTCTGTTGCAGATTTCAATGAAACATATGGTGATGATGTATGTGATGataattttgatgatgataCGAATAATAATCGAAGACATGAGGAAAATGATTTCACAAATGAAACGGTTAGTGCACAAAAAGATTACCTTGCTGATCATGTTGACGAGGAATCAAATGCAACATGCATGGGAACATTTTCGGGTGATCCAGCGAGTAATGTGAGACAAGAAGATCATGAAAATCAAAAGACAGGTTGCATATTACTTGCTCCACTATCCAAGAAGAGTGAAGTGAAAGCACACCAAGACCAAGGGAAAGAAATTAAGGAGACTGCAACATTTACAGCACCACTTGATGTCCCTTCTTCAGGATCTGTACGTATATCACAGAATAGAAAGCCTCTGAAGGTAGCTTTCTGCCCAAAAGAAGTTAAAAGGATAATTGAATCTGAAGCccttttgcaaaaaaaatgcTCAGTCCCACACTATAAGGAAAATCATAGTTTTTGCATCACTTGGCATAAGGCACGGATGTGAGGATATGTACGAGCTGGACTTCAATCATTTTAGCATTTTGAAGAAAGGAGAACCATATGTGTCTCCAAGGAACCCTGGGGTAAGACTTAAGTCTAATCCTTACTCTAAAAATATTAAGTGACTGCTAAAAGATGTAATCAATTTCAGCAACCAAATATTTTGCTTAAAATTTATAGTCTCTGAAGAATTGGGAtcatcatgtttttattttaattcctagTTGCGTTTCAAAATGGAGAATACAGCCATCAACCAAATTCTATCTGGAACCAAGCCATTAACCGAGTTGGTTCATAATCGCAGTGGAAGCTTGTTCTTCAAGGCATTGAGCATCACACTCCTGTTTATGGCAGGATTTCCGGATGATCTAGTTCAGAAAGAAACCAAACACCGCAACTTAGACTTGCTTCAGAAATATTACAGGTTTATCAAATTATATACGACAAGTTGTCGAAGCATGTCTAGTTAAATAACAGGCACAATTCTTTTAGGAGCATTGCTCTAAATCAATGTCATCACAGCAAACctatgaaaatatgaaaatttaaataccAAAACATACATTGTAAATTAGAATAttcttaggaaaaaaaaaatataccaccAATATATGAAGCTCCATTtcaatataaagaaaatttgagtattttgtTCCAGGAGACCTTCCTAATACACTTGTTTTCGTCATCTAACACATAATTTTCCCGTTACAGAACTGATGAGGGTGCTGAAGGGGAGTTGTTGTTTCTTCCGCATCCATTCGCATATGACAATGTAAGATTACAAATCCCATATAATTCGTGAGTCCTTTGTATCATCCACCTGCatgctcttttttctttcaaaactgCAACAATTTCTCAAGCTTGTACTGCCATACTGgtattctaaaattaatttgactaatcaagattcaagagtaaaCTCAGCTAATAGTGGCAATTAAATAGTTCTCATACAATGCATTATGCAACATATTCAATATAATAGCTACAATTTTATCACACTTAATTGATTTTAGCGGCCTCAAAATAGCTCTTCTTTTTTGGTATCACCTAATAGATTGCTCTTTTAAGCTCTTGTGTTGTTCTGGCAGGGTACTCATGAGCCCCACAATTTAACTAAAAAGACACCTCCTGAAAAATCAAAGGGAAGAAAGCACACAAATGCCGTCATCAAGTCACAGAATTCACAAAAGACACAATCTCATCAACAGGCAACACCAACAAGTTCAGCAGCTACTCAATTTGGTTTAACTGGCTATTCATCAGCTTATACATATGCAATGGCAGCATTTCATTCAATGCCATCTCAGATTTCCTCCCAAGAAACTCCTCACACGCCAAATCCAGCTCTTTCCCCTTCCAATGCTAATCATCGTATGCTGCTGCTGTCACAGCCAGCAAGTacatttgtacctgtgatgTATTGGCCTCCACCAAATGCATTTCTTCCTGGACCCTATCCTTCCACATTTGGATACCATTCTTTTCCTTCTGCTGCAAATTACATGTCATTTCAAACACAGCCTCATTACAATCACACCAAGCTGTTAGAAGGCAGCGGAAAAAATGATTTAGCCTCAGATGAAACTGACAGTGACTCTGATAGCAGCTGTTCAGGCTGTAGTGGGCACAAGTAGAGACCTGCGTTCCACAAATAATGGACTCCTCATTGCTACAATGACACGCCATAAATAATTATGTACTTGGAATGTAATCATTTTTGTAGATGCTCGAAGTGGCACGATGCATAGCTTTTCTGTGCAGCTTGTAACTCAAACTTTACGTGTCTTAATATGATTCTGAATctttgataaattatatatttcttcGTGGATATACAGTCCAAGACTTGTTCCATTTTGTTATGGATTGTAAAAAGAAAAGTCTATTGAACTCCTGACGAATCAAACATTgatatttgatttttcattGCTATTAGCAACGTATAAGCTACTAAAGGCCACTGTATATAGTTGTTGTTATAGAATGGCTAGGTGATTAGtgtctttttttgtttggtggGGGTTGCGAAAATATGGAACAGAAGGAATGGAACCTCAAATGTGAACATAATTGACACTATATAGAGCAATGGCAGACAGAAAAATAATTGCGCTCCATTTCTTCCTATAGCGTCTGCAAGAGCATTGATGGGCGTGGCTAGCTGTACGTGATGAAATCAAGTACCTTGTTTATAAGGGACGTCGTACTAGTTAGGATAAAGGGACTTAATCCactcaacaaaaaatttaagcaaaaattacacaaaatccAAATTAAGAATATTAGGATTGTAACTGTAATACTTTTCTTGTTGGACAATTTATGATACAACAAAGATATTCAAAACGAAAACATACTCTTcactagtttttcttttttggttcaCATATCCTTTACCTGTAAAGGTTGCCTTATCCATTTTTAGGGAAAGGCCCATTTTCTTCGATCCTATTGTTTCGTCGGCTCAGCCAATTTCAATTTTAGCCTCTTTCTGGGAAGCATAATATTTGACTAGCCAATCTCATTCTTACATTGCGATTTACCAAATAACTTGCCAAGAATTACCAACAAGAAATCTAGACTTTTTCTTGTTGATATTCTACTGGTTAATTCAATCCagtattgtattgtcatttcTCATTTCTGATTCGCATACAATTTGTAGTTTTCTGTACAGAAACATAGGAATAGGCAATCTGAATGAAGATGATTTCATTTTTGGCATTTCTCTACAGTACGCTATTGCAAATAGTCATTCGGCCCTTAAAACAGTACCACTGCGCCTACCCAAGGAgaaattattatgaaattggttTGGCCCACATATCTTGATCAATGACTACGAGTTCAATGGCCCACTTTTGTATACTTAATCGCATTTTTCTAGACTACGACTACCTAcctatcaataattaattttgtccgCAATTCTACATATTGATTGCTTAATCTTTTTGCTAACCTTCAAATCAAATGAAATAaggttaatttaaaatttattagttgTTTGTTTCTTCAAAACTTTATCCTTGTGATCATATTTACAACTATTATGATCTCTCTCATctcaaatgacccagctgggTGCTTGTGTGCATCGCTATGAAGCTCTTACAGACCATGGTGTTTCGTAATTTATCCTTGTGATCATATTTACAACTATTATGATCTCtcttatctttttatatattattggtAAAAGtaatagattttaaattttctttaacactTTATATgccaaaaaaatatgtattcctctatgtatatatttttcaaattattatctaATAACATCTTAGTCCATAACTTTAAAAGTGCAATTGACAcggattaataatattaaaaacttctcttaaaaaataatattaaaaacttattaaCTATGAGATGAACAtaagcataaataaataattagttgtATATTTGTTACGTTAAAATTTGCTTAATAATTTTGCTTGATTTTAACTTGAATTTTAAGGTGAttcaacttaattaaaaaatgaaaattagccTTATGAGGAAAGTCAGTTCTGTGTAATCCAATTTCAGCTACATCAGAGCAACCTctccccaaaaaaataattttagtaacGTGTTTAGATATTGATGACTGGCAACCCAAAATTGTGATTTGAACAAAATGAATAGCCATCATACTATTTTTTGAGAAACATAATATTgacaatatatatatgatcatatTTGGCTAGGCTTCATACTCTTGCAGCGCTATTTACAAAATAAACTTATCAAGAATCACCAACAAGAAAAGAATCTAGAGATAGGCTCTTTGTCATTTCTCATTGCTCATTCGAATACAAACGGTAGTTTTCCGTGCAGAAACATAGGAATAATAGCTAGGACAGCACCAGCTGATCCAACGTGATTTCATTTTGGCATTTTCTCCCTTGCAGGTTATTGCTAATGGTCATTTTCGATGAAAACAGTTAGTACTGCACTGCACCTAATCCAGTGCAAAGTTCCGCGTGTACAAaagttttttcttatctttcaaATGTGAAATTGGTTTGGCCCACATCAACGGACCTCTTTTGTTTACTTCATCCTTCTTTTTGGCCCACCTATACTAGTATCTATCGGCAATTATTTTAGTCCGCAATTATACATATTGTTTGCTTAATCTGTTTGCCAACCcacacttaaaataaaataacattaatttaaaagattattcATTTGTTACTAGTTGGATACTTAAAACTTGTTTCCTCAAGTCTCTATCCTCGGGCCTATGCTAATACGAGTGTTAACAGTGTATAATGCCCATGGgccatgatttatttatttagaaagaaCAACCTAGCTTTATGAGTATGAATATCATAAGCATTGTCACTGCCATCATAACAGCACTCACACGCATACATAACATAATTAACACCATGAACATGCCCTTCTACCCAACTCTAAGCTACTTGCATAGtactacatatataatatccttattgaaattaaaaaaaaaacaacagtaACATCGGAAGATTAAAAAACATAGCCTCTTAATCCTCCCATCCCCATGAACCTGCAGTGGTCTCGGTTCATTGAACCAGCCCATTTAAAGGAAAAgaccttaattattttttgcataATATATTACAGATTTTCTTCCTCGATCATAGACAAGGGGAGGAAAATTCAAGGGTCCTGATCATGGTGCTTGTTGGCAACATTGCACTGCTTTCTGACCTCACCCTTTGTGCCAGTGAGAGGGTTGTTCTCTGAGAGCAAGGTAATGGCTCTAGAGAACTCCTTGAAGAAATAGTCTTGGCTCTTGGCCATTTTCTTCACATAAGGCTTGGTCCTCTTGTCATTGGCTAGTTGGTGATCCACTATCAAGAGACCCTTGCTGTCTAATATGTTTCTGTAGTAGTTGTTGTCTAGAATCATGGGAGTGCCACGGTCGTTTCTCACGTACTGCACCGCCTTAGGGTCTGGAATGGCATCAGGGCACTTCTTCAGAATGTGAGGGACGTGGTCAGGGTTCAGAGCTGGATCAATCTCTGGGTACAAACGGTGCACCAACTTCACACAATGGGTTCGACCAACACTGTGTGCTCCTGTGTTCCACAAAATATCTCATCTCAATCATTCATTAATCACAGCCAACAATGCCACGTGTACTTTCTTTTAGCATATCATGTACCCATGTAAGTATATGTGAGTGTTGCATCTTTCATGTATGTTGTAtgcttgcattttttttcattgttcaatgttaaatgaaaatttatggTTTGAATTACttttaagttaaatattttaaaagtcaacaaaatttATGAGTTATGATTCTtgtgtaaaatttttaattgaataatcctttttttcttttattatgggCAAATGTGTGTTTGCATCTAGCTTTATCTCTGATTAAACATGAGGATCccacatatatttattaaaagaaatatacgAAGCTTTATGTAGATATGCTTTATGCCTGTTGTCATTTCATAAATGTATGTACATGGATGGGTGAGGGGAGAGTGTATAGTACCAAGCAGTGCAACGACGCCAGGGGTGTCAATTCCCATGGCACCAAACTTGTCAAGAACTGCAGAAATGGACTCATTGTGGTCTGGGAGGAACTGCTCAACCACATCAGCTCTGCTCCTTCTACCATCCCTTCTTCCAGTCTTAAGAGGGATATGGGGACCTCCTAGCTGCATGCAACAATTAAAGCAGTTAATTACTAAAACAAATCTGGACCAAATAAGTCTCCAACTACTCATCCTCACACTAAAAATAGACCGATCTTGCTAGAATTATGGACAGGGTATATGTACATGGACTTTAATTACCTTTCAAAAGGGAACTTTGTTAAAAGAGGAAACAAAACAGATCTAGTGGGAAACAGAacagaacaaaaaagaaagggacaagCTGGGAAGAGTAAATTACCGAAACAATGCCATCTCTGGCAGAGAGAACGAGGATATCAGCACATGAAACAACTCCAGGGCATTCTCTTTCCAAAGCTTCTTTGATGGTCTCAATGTACCTGAAATTTCTCAACCCAAAGCTTCTATCTGTTTCCTTCTCAGACAAGCTCCTTCTTGTGGAGTCCAGCAACAGTGAAGCATCACAACTCTaccctcacacacacacacaaaaataaaaagtaaaaaacaaatactttcatatataaaaaattaactgacaaaaaaaaatgaccaACATGCACCTTGCAAACACAGAACAAAAACCAAGCTTAATTACCTGAACAGCACAGTCATGGAAGATGTTCCTGAGCCAGGAGAAAGCAGTGTTCTTGTGGCGCTTGTAGAGAAGCTTGACTTGTTCTGTGATGATGTCTTCAGCCTGAGGGCATGATTCCTTGTAGAAGTTCATAACAAGGCCATTATTTTGCCCTTCCCCCGCAACAGAAGGACTCAGTGACAGTGCTGAAACGCATATTAACACAGCCAGAAAGGTTAAACCCTTGGGAGCCATTCTCTTCACTCTTCGCTCTTCCTCACTCGCCTGCTTCTGCTTAAAtaaagtagtagtagtagtgcaaataaaatattactgtAGTCTGTATGAGATATGAGAGAGCTTTGGTAGGGTAAAATTGAGTTTTAAGCTAGAGTAATatactatatataaata contains:
- the LOC114417707 gene encoding uncharacterized protein LOC114417707; translated protein: MVDDEKNTVKSEPASEYKPGTKGIVPKEIDPPKHLVNWMSMDDGQNLYAEKFKDCDSVADFNETYGDDVCDDNFDDDTNNNRRHEENDFTNETVSAQKDYLADHVDEESNATCMGTFSGDPASNVRQEDHENQKTGCILLAPLSKKSEVKAHQDQGKEIKETATFTAPLDVPSSGSVRISQNRKPLKVAFCPKEVKRIIESEALLQKKCSVPHYKENHSFCITWHKARM
- the LOC114420167 gene encoding peroxidase 42-like; translation: MAPKGLTFLAVLICVSALSLSPSVAGEGQNNGLVMNFYKESCPQAEDIITEQVKLLYKRHKNTAFSWLRNIFHDCAVQSCDASLLLDSTRRSLSEKETDRSFGLRNFRYIETIKEALERECPGVVSCADILVLSARDGIVSLGGPHIPLKTGRRDGRRSRADVVEQFLPDHNESISAVLDKFGAMGIDTPGVVALLGAHSVGRTHCVKLVHRLYPEIDPALNPDHVPHILKKCPDAIPDPKAVQYVRNDRGTPMILDNNYYRNILDSKGLLIVDHQLANDKRTKPYVKKMAKSQDYFFKEFSRAITLLSENNPLTGTKGEVRKQCNVANKHHDQDP